A window of Candidatus Alcyoniella australis genomic DNA:
TCGAGGGGTCGATGTTGTGGCCGCCGCGGATGATCAGATCCTTTTCGCGGCCGGTGATCCAGAAGTACCCCTCAGCGTCGCGGCGTCCCAAATCGCCGGTGTTGAGCCAATCCTGGGCGACCCAGCAGGTCTCGTTATAGGCCTCGTCGGTGTACCCGGGAAAGACGTTGGGGCCCTTGATCACGATCGTGCCGATCTCGTCGTCGTCGCAATCGCGCTGAAAAACGCCGTTCTCGTCGAGCTTGACGCACTTCATCGGCTGGTAGGGCAGGCGGATGCCGATCGAGCCGACCTTACGCTCTCCGTCGCGGGGGTTGATCGAGCTGACCAGCGTGGCCTCGGTCAGGCCGTAGCCTTCCAGAATTTTCATGCCGGTGGCGGCCTCGAAGTTGCGAAAAAGTTCGATAGGCATCGGCGCGGCGCCGCAGATCGCGTAACGCAGCGAGGAGATGTCGATCCCGGCCGCGGGCACCTGCAACAGCCCGGCGTAGACCGTGGGCACGCCGGAGAAGAACGTGGCGCGATAGCGCTCGACGATCTTGTAGAAGTTGCCGATCAACGTGCGGTCGCGGTAGCCCGCGGCCCCGGCGAGCACCACGCGCGCGCCCACCGCGTAGGGCGCCAGGCCGGTGGCGAGTACCGCGTTGACGTGAAACAGCGGCAGGCCGCAGATCATCGAGCTGTCGCAATCAAAGCCCGCCATCACGCCCACGGCCCAGGCGATGTAGGTCTCCATGGCGTGGGTGTGCTTGGCCAGCTTGGGCGTGCCCGTGGTTCCGCCGGTATGAAACAGCGCGCATAGGTCCTGCGGATCGATGCTGCGCTCGAAGCTCAGCCCCTGGGCGTCGTAGCGCCCGAGTTGCTCGTCGAAGTCCAGCACTCCCTCCGCCGTAGTCGGCGGTCCGAGCACGCGCAGCACCACCTTGAGTTCGGGCAACATACTGCGCAGCTTTTCGACCTTGGGCCAGATGTCGCTGCCCGGCACGTCGCCCAGCGCGATCAGCACCTTGGTTTTGGCCGCTGCCATGATCTGGCCGATCACCTCGGCCTCGAGCATTGGATTGATCGGGTTGACCACGCCGCAGGCCTGGCCGCCCCAGATCGCAAATTGAGTCTGCGGCAGGTTGGGCAGCAGCAGCGAGACCACGTCGTCCGGGCCCACGCCCAGGTCGCGCAGCATATTCGCAGTACGATGGATCCCGCCCAACAACTGCTGGTAGCTAAAGTCCAGGGGCTTATCGTACTGCTCGCCGTTTTGAAAAAAGGTCAGCGCGATGCGCTCGGGCGTGCGCTGCGCCTGGTCGCGGATCATCTCGTAGGTCGAAGCGGGGATGCCGCGCTGCTCCAGCGGAACCTGCTCAATGCGCTCAATGTCCGCAATTCCGCGGATGCTGTACTGCTCCATTAGGTTTCCCTCTTGATACATGCCGACCGGCGGTCGGGCGAATTGATTACCATTAATGGAATCGAATCAATCTATCGTTCGCACTTTAATGCTGTCAAACCCGAGCTTGGCAATGCTTATTTGGGGAGCAAAATCGATTGCTGGCGTAAGGCTTTTTTATTATTAGGTATTTCTCCTTATTTAAATTGTATCCGTCGCAATGAAACGTCTTGCTTTCAGGATCAACGGCTCTGATAATCGATCGGCCGATACTGAAGAAGTCAAGGAAAATTCATTATGCATCATCAAGGTAGACTTTTTCTCTTCTCGATATTGTTGTTGGCGCTGTTGCTCGCGCTATGCACGACCGCCTGTGATAACGGCGATCAGGGCAATAGTGCGCAAAACGATGACAACGAAGACGACAACGATGACGACGATGACGACAGCGTCGAGTATCCACCCTGCCCGGCGGACGGCGCGCTCGAGGCGACCTATCAGCCCGAGGAGTTCCCCGACTCGGGACCGATTTTCTCGCCGCTCTACGACCGGCTTTACCAGCATCCGCAGCCGGTATTAATGCTCAATCCGACCTACAAGATCAGGCAGGTGGAGGTCTTTGATTGGGACCAGCCGTTGGACGCGCACAACGGCTTCGAGCTGCCGGCCCTGGCCGATGGCTACCACTGCCTGCGGGTCGAGGGGCTGTCCGCGGACAAGGGATTAGTGCGCGTTTACCTGCCCTTCGAGGTGCGCAGCACCGAGGACTTTCAGACGGCGCAGGTCGCAACGCCGCCCCTGGGTTCGGCCGCGCCGCTGGGGCTCGACGATGGTTCAGCGAACCTGCCGCAGTGGATCGAGCTAAGCAACGAGGGCTCGCAGCTGATCGAAGGGTTGCGCGTGTACGACGGACAGCTCGGCGATCGGTCCGACATCGAGGCCTGGGTCGACCAATACACAGCGGGCATGAGCGATAGTCAGGCGGCCCAGGCATTGTACGAGGCGGTGACCGCCCAATTGCGTTGGGGCATGGTGCCGGAGCTCGAGGGGATGTTCGACCCGGCGCTGATGTTCAACGTTTTCGGCTACGGCTGGTGCGGCGAACAGAGCCACGTTCTGGTCTATCTCTGGCAGATCGCCGGGCTCGATGCGCGGGTGGCTTACCTCGTCGGCCACGTCTGCGCCGAGGTCTACTATGACGGCGGCTGGCACTTCTTTGATCCGAGCAGCAGGCTGTTCTTTCTTGACCACGGTCTGAGCAACGTGACCTCGCTCGAGACACTGGAGAACGACTCTTCGTTGATATATGCCTCGACCGATCCCGACGAGCGATTGGCCAACCTGACCGATTTCGCCGACCATTACACTGATCTCTTGGGGCCGCCCAACGGCTCGGAAGAGCCGGATCCCCTGGCGCATCAGACCGTGCGCCATCAGCTCTATCCACGCGAGAGCTTGAAAATTCACTACAGCGGTTTGGGCGCCAGCTTCTGCCACGATTGCACCGAGGCGCGTTTCTTCAGCGGGGCCATGCGCCGCGAGTGGCAGGTGCTCGATCCCGAACTCGGGCTCGCACCGCTGTCCATGGAAAACATCGAGCACCTGATGTTCGAGCAGCAGGCTCCGGCGCCGCTGCATCCCGAAGACACGACCAATACCGGACGCTGGACCATCAAGCGCGAGTTCAGCGGCTTCGTCCTGGGCGTCTATCTGCACGCGGTGATCAAAGGCGACGATGCCTCGGACACCGTAACCTTCCTGGTGGGCCCGGACGCGGATTCCCTGGTGCAGGCTGCGACCTACCGTCCCACAACGGAACAACAGGTCTACCTCGATCTGGGCTCGCGGCTCGATCTTCAGGCATTCATGCCGCTGCGCTCCCTGACCATCGAGATCAGGATCAACGCCGCGGGCAGCGCGGACAGCGTCGGACTCAAACAGCTCGAGCTGGTCTATATCGAACAGACCGGAGCCTGGGCCGCGCCCGCGCCCCACGGCCCGACCGACGAGCTGATCGTGGACCTCGAGTCCGGGCCCGCGCCGGCGTTGCGTCTGGGTTATGCGCAACTCGAACGCGAGCAGCCCTCGTCGGTGGACAGCTTCTGCTCGGCTGAGGGCAAACAGATCGCGGCCGACGGCAGGGCCTTCGCCTCCCTGGCCTACAAGCTCCACGGCGCCAACGGCCATAGGCTTGGCGGCGGCCAGAAGGTCCAGCTGGTATCAAACCGCGGGACGGCCGATCAGATCCAACGCATCTGGTTCATGGGTCGCGACGTTTTTTCGCTGTGGCGCTCGCCGGGCGTGCTCAGTCCGGAGAAGGGAGCGTCGGTCGCCGATGGAACTTCCAAGGATTGGTTGTCCGACAATGACTGGGACCTGCTGTACGTAGTACGCTCCACACAGCCGGGCCAGGCGACGTTCTCTCTTGAGATCAACGGCCAGGCTGTGGAGGGATCGGATGTCAACGTACAATTTATCGAGCCCTGAACGCGGACGATTTCTTCTGCACTACGCGCTAAGCGCGCTGCTGGCGGTCGTGCTTTTATGCAGCGCGGCCCTGGCCGCGGACAAGCCGTTGCGGCCGTGCTTCCCGGGCATCAGCGGCATGGCGATCTTGGACGAGCACAGCCTGCTGGTGGTTTACGACACCAAGAACAAGCCTAAAAATGCGGACAAGCCGCGCGTCGCCGCCCTGACCATCGACCGCAAGGGTCGGCCTGAGCTGCGCGATGTGCGGCTGACATGGCCCGCATCCGCTGCCCTGCCCAACGATTTGGAGTCGATCTGCCCGGTACCCGGACGCACCGACGAGTTCCTCGCGGCCGAAAGCGGCTTTTACCAGGGTCGCTACGGACGGGTGTTTCACCTGCTCATCCAGCGCGCCAATACGCGCTGGACGGGCGCGGTCCTCGCCGTCTACCGCTTGCCCGCTGATACGGACAATGTCGAGGGGCTGGTCTGTCTGCGGTTCGACGATCAGCGCAAACTACTGCTGCTGGGAGAGCGCGGCGGCTCGGACGCCAATCCAAACGGCAAGCTGCGGCTGTGCAGCATCGGGACGGACAACGCGCTGCAAGTGATCCAGGAGCAGGCGCTGTCCGTGGACGATACGCTGTGGAGCGACCCGCTGCGCAATCGCGACATCGCGGAGCTGTACCTCGATCCCGAGGGCCGACTGTGGGGCGCGGCGGCCCAGGACCAGGGCGACGGCGGGCCGTTTCGCTCGGTGATCTACCTCGCGGGCAAGGTCGAGACCCAGGCCGAGAATCCGCTGCAACTGCGCCCCGCGCCGCTGGTCGTCTATCGCATCGACGGGTTCAAGGTCGAGGCGCTGTGTGCGCCGCTGATCCCGGGCAGCGCCCTGAGCGCGGGCACGGACGACGAGGATTACGGCGGAACCTGGCGACCGCTCCAGGAGCTGCTCCCGTGAGATACTCGTCCACCCACAAGCAACCATAAAATTAATCTTAGGAAACAAGATGATGCGATTAATACAGATAAACCGTTTACAGCTTGCTTTTTTTCTGAATCGTTATGGACAAACACCTTGACAAATGGATCACAACCTCATAGAAAGATGTAGACAATAAAAATAAACACCATGGAGCAAGGCATAATCGGGTCATTAAAGCGGACAAGCAGCGACGAGACGACAACTAGTATGAACGCTAACCAGTGACGTACGGTAGAGTCTTAAATATGGAAATGCACCCGATGCAGAGCTTAGTCGATTCGGCGATTGGTCCTATCAATGAGACCGTCGAGATCAAGCATACAGGGAGCGACCCTCACAGTTCATGCCGTTTACGCTATTACCGGACCAACAGGTCGGCAACGCTCGCCCGTTTCAGAACAACCGTTTCGAGGTTAATCCAATGCAGATAGATAACACCCTTTCCATTAAAGGGAAAAGGGATCTAATCAACAGTGTCCTTGAACCTCTGACATCGGTCGAAGCTTTCAAGAGTCGCTTTTTACAAAATACCGGCGATTCTATGGCTGAAGCTGATGTTGCTGATCCTGTTAAATGGCTAACAGCTCTTACTGAAGAGATGATTAAAAATATCAACAAGGATAAGTATAATAATCTTTTCAACGCACTCAACTTTAAAAACCCTCAGTCTTTCCTGAAGTGGAAATCTCCTCAGGTTTGGGATGAATATATTGAATATTGTAAGGATCTAGTTAGAAATACGTCGTATGGGCTCGTATTGGTTCCTACCAATATAAACACACGCAAAGAATGCTTAATCAGGCTTTTCTCGGGAAATCTTAAATTGCTTTGGTTGAATCTTGGTGCCGTCAATGAAGCTGTTTGGGACATTAATACCGTATCGTCATTAGCAACATCCCTCAGGAAGCACAAGCCCAAGGTCATTGCAAGCTTTGGTTGGGAACATATTAGTCCAGAAATGGAATTTGACGATAAACAGATAAAAAATCTAATAAAAAAGAGAAATGTCCTACAAACGATAGCCTCGTATGGTAAAGAGAATAAAGAGAAAACACTGTTGATCGTACTTCGCGAGAGAATGGAAAACCATTTTGTTTTATCCGTTAACAAAAACCTGGCAGAAAAGACTGTTGCCACTTTGATGTTTGAGTACTTACATAGTGAGGACCAACAACGTCGCGACACTTACTTCCTGGAGTCACCAACGGCTAAATTGTTTGAAATAGGCATTATTACGAAACATTTACTCAGAGAGCCTATAGTGGAACCTGAATCTGAAAGGGGCTCTCCTGATTCCTACTGGATCAGATTCTAGTTATCCCAAAAAAATCAAAATGAATCAAGGTGGCCTTATGTCAGCTGAGAATGTACCCAGGGATGTAGTCGATGAATTCTTTACTCATTCGAAGATAATCAGCAGAATTGTAATGAAAGGTAGCGTTACCTTTTTTATTCAAGGCGATTTTCGATGGGATAATGGTAAATTAATAGATTTTGACGATCGCCAAAGAAACCTTGGAGAAGAAGCACAAATTCTCGCTAGGTATTTAAGTAAGGGGTGGCTTGTAATCCCATGGCCACTTTTAAAGCGA
This region includes:
- a CDS encoding transglutaminase domain-containing protein, which codes for MALLLALCTTACDNGDQGNSAQNDDNEDDNDDDDDDSVEYPPCPADGALEATYQPEEFPDSGPIFSPLYDRLYQHPQPVLMLNPTYKIRQVEVFDWDQPLDAHNGFELPALADGYHCLRVEGLSADKGLVRVYLPFEVRSTEDFQTAQVATPPLGSAAPLGLDDGSANLPQWIELSNEGSQLIEGLRVYDGQLGDRSDIEAWVDQYTAGMSDSQAAQALYEAVTAQLRWGMVPELEGMFDPALMFNVFGYGWCGEQSHVLVYLWQIAGLDARVAYLVGHVCAEVYYDGGWHFFDPSSRLFFLDHGLSNVTSLETLENDSSLIYASTDPDERLANLTDFADHYTDLLGPPNGSEEPDPLAHQTVRHQLYPRESLKIHYSGLGASFCHDCTEARFFSGAMRREWQVLDPELGLAPLSMENIEHLMFEQQAPAPLHPEDTTNTGRWTIKREFSGFVLGVYLHAVIKGDDASDTVTFLVGPDADSLVQAATYRPTTEQQVYLDLGSRLDLQAFMPLRSLTIEIRINAAGSADSVGLKQLELVYIEQTGAWAAPAPHGPTDELIVDLESGPAPALRLGYAQLEREQPSSVDSFCSAEGKQIAADGRAFASLAYKLHGANGHRLGGGQKVQLVSNRGTADQIQRIWFMGRDVFSLWRSPGVLSPEKGASVADGTSKDWLSDNDWDLLYVVRSTQPGQATFSLEINGQAVEGSDVNVQFIEP
- a CDS encoding acyl-CoA synthetase; protein product: MEQYSIRGIADIERIEQVPLEQRGIPASTYEMIRDQAQRTPERIALTFFQNGEQYDKPLDFSYQQLLGGIHRTANMLRDLGVGPDDVVSLLLPNLPQTQFAIWGGQACGVVNPINPMLEAEVIGQIMAAAKTKVLIALGDVPGSDIWPKVEKLRSMLPELKVVLRVLGPPTTAEGVLDFDEQLGRYDAQGLSFERSIDPQDLCALFHTGGTTGTPKLAKHTHAMETYIAWAVGVMAGFDCDSSMICGLPLFHVNAVLATGLAPYAVGARVVLAGAAGYRDRTLIGNFYKIVERYRATFFSGVPTVYAGLLQVPAAGIDISSLRYAICGAAPMPIELFRNFEAATGMKILEGYGLTEATLVSSINPRDGERKVGSIGIRLPYQPMKCVKLDENGVFQRDCDDDEIGTIVIKGPNVFPGYTDEAYNETCWVAQDWLNTGDLGRRDAEGYFWITGREKDLIIRGGHNIDPSMIENALAKIPGVSLVAAIGRPDPYAGEVPVAYVEPEQGVALTSDELMKRAGELIGERAAVPKEIVVLESLPKTAVGKLFKPALRWDAVRRVYQRELGALGEMVQSCKVEVGEDKIHGMLATIRVVAADEPEQAVESKIKQALANYTVRYRVEWKSA